A genomic window from Trueperella bialowiezensis includes:
- a CDS encoding MBL fold metallo-hydrolase produces the protein MIFLRNCQTYLEAHTYIIADDEAKEALVVDPGAGSHAWVPTALESRGLTLGAVLHTHGHADHVWDSAVVAGDAPVYIAAPDMYRMDNPVGMAPNDPTRDLVLSRLGFQPWTKPKNLHEIPAAMLTGPYEIVAGINIRGIPAPGHTEGSTVFLLEGDPTPDKEGAMMSTGRKEHIMLSGDVLFNNGVGRTDLAGGDSEKMAATLRLLVQIIKPETYVFPGHGPGTTMFNEVRHNLFLHQAMS, from the coding sequence ATGATCTTCTTGCGCAACTGTCAGACCTACTTAGAAGCACACACGTACATTATTGCCGACGACGAGGCGAAGGAAGCGCTCGTCGTCGATCCCGGTGCCGGCTCGCACGCCTGGGTGCCTACTGCGTTGGAATCTCGCGGTCTCACCTTGGGTGCGGTTCTCCACACCCATGGGCACGCCGATCACGTGTGGGATTCCGCCGTCGTCGCAGGTGATGCGCCCGTATACATTGCCGCACCTGACATGTATCGGATGGACAATCCTGTTGGCATGGCTCCCAACGATCCAACGCGCGATCTCGTGCTCTCACGCCTCGGATTCCAGCCTTGGACCAAACCAAAAAACTTGCACGAGATTCCTGCCGCTATGCTTACTGGTCCGTATGAGATCGTGGCCGGAATTAATATCCGTGGCATTCCAGCTCCTGGTCACACGGAAGGATCCACCGTGTTTCTCCTCGAAGGCGATCCGACGCCGGATAAAGAAGGCGCAATGATGTCTACGGGTAGGAAAGAACACATCATGCTCAGCGGCGATGTCCTGTTTAATAACGGGGTGGGACGCACCGATTTGGCTGGCGGTGATTCAGAAAAAATGGCCGCCACGCTACGCCTGCTCGTACAAATCATCAAACCTGAAACGTACGTGTTCCCGGGCCATGGCCCGGGAACCACCATGTTCAACGAGGTGCGCCACAACCTCTTCTTGCATCAGGCGATGAGCTAG
- a CDS encoding DUF349 domain-containing protein codes for MTESTNQPQNADATEQAQPTPQPAVPPTPKQAAPRVAAPLPDIDDAAAAEAAKWGRVDDDGNVWLRASGNESERIVGQYAVDGDEKDALGLYVRRYLDLENQVSLLEARVSYISPHEITTSLKTLNEQLVEPAVVGDVDALRRRVEALEGTAEKRREEVKAEREEAKRLALEERTAIVEAAEAIAAQDPQHTHWKNSRQELIDLLDQWKYAQRHSTRIDRPVEDALWKRFSSARTTFDRHRRQFFARRDAERKKIVEVKEQLIARAEEIKDSTDWGATSGQFRELMNEWKRSGRTTRKEDDALWARFSAAQNHFYEARNAFNSKVDEEFAANRDLKLALLEEAEKLVPVTDLEYAKTQIRSIGERWDAIGRVPRADVQRTEGRLREIEDEIRNVESEQWRQSDPDKEERSAGMAAQLQKLIDELDGQIAEARAAGDEKKVKEFEEALEARKAWLAAVQAD; via the coding sequence ATGACCGAGTCCACCAATCAGCCCCAGAACGCCGACGCCACAGAGCAGGCACAGCCCACACCGCAGCCTGCCGTGCCTCCGACTCCCAAACAGGCAGCTCCACGCGTCGCAGCGCCCTTGCCTGATATTGACGACGCCGCCGCGGCAGAAGCCGCCAAATGGGGGCGCGTGGACGACGACGGCAACGTGTGGTTGCGAGCATCGGGTAATGAGTCAGAGCGCATCGTGGGTCAATATGCTGTGGACGGCGATGAAAAGGATGCTCTTGGTCTTTATGTGCGCCGCTATTTGGACCTCGAAAATCAGGTGAGTCTGCTCGAAGCGCGCGTGTCTTATATTTCTCCGCACGAGATCACCACGTCGTTAAAGACTCTCAACGAGCAGTTGGTGGAACCTGCCGTTGTTGGTGATGTGGATGCGCTACGCCGCCGAGTCGAAGCGCTCGAGGGCACGGCTGAAAAGCGCCGAGAAGAAGTCAAAGCGGAGCGTGAAGAGGCTAAGCGGCTAGCTCTCGAAGAGCGCACCGCTATCGTGGAAGCTGCGGAAGCTATCGCCGCGCAAGATCCTCAGCACACGCATTGGAAGAACTCGCGCCAAGAATTAATTGATCTTCTCGACCAGTGGAAGTACGCCCAGCGGCACTCCACCCGTATCGACCGTCCGGTCGAGGACGCGCTGTGGAAGCGCTTTTCCTCTGCTCGTACCACTTTTGATCGCCATCGTCGCCAGTTCTTTGCCCGGCGCGACGCCGAACGCAAGAAGATCGTGGAAGTCAAAGAGCAGCTCATTGCTCGCGCAGAAGAAATCAAGGATTCGACCGACTGGGGTGCAACCTCTGGTCAGTTCCGTGAGTTGATGAACGAGTGGAAACGTTCCGGGCGCACCACCCGCAAAGAAGATGACGCGCTGTGGGCACGCTTTTCCGCCGCGCAAAATCACTTCTATGAGGCTCGCAACGCGTTCAACTCGAAGGTTGATGAAGAATTCGCAGCGAATCGAGATCTGAAGCTTGCCCTGCTTGAAGAGGCCGAAAAGCTTGTTCCCGTCACGGACCTCGAGTATGCCAAAACCCAAATCCGTTCCATCGGTGAACGTTGGGATGCCATTGGGCGTGTTCCGCGTGCTGACGTCCAGCGTACGGAAGGGCGCCTACGCGAGATCGAAGATGAAATCCGCAACGTTGAGTCGGAGCAGTGGCGTCAATCGGATCCGGATAAGGAAGAGCGCTCTGCTGGCATGGCTGCCCAGTTGCAAAAGCTCATCGATGAACTTGACGGCCAGATTGCCGAGGCTCGTGCCGCAGGCGATGAGAAGAAGGTCAAAGAGTTCGAAGAAGCTCTTGAAGCTCGCAAGGCGTGGCTGGCTGCAGTACAAGCTGACTAA
- a CDS encoding RelA/SpoT family protein, which translates to MDTTSHADPEPRIRSRLSWLGRRNDIPPLLEPLMRAIGDRKVDKARIVRAYEIAERYHKGQMRKSGEPYITHPVAVATILAELTVDDDTLVAALLHDTVEDTDYSLKQLTKDFGETVALLVDGVTKLDKVEYGEAAQAETVRKMVIAMAKDIRVLLIKLCDRLHNARTWKYVEPGSARRKARETLEIYAPLAHRLGMNSIKWELEDRSFNQLYPAVYSEIERMVQDRAPERERYIAQMKVELERELAKAKIKCTISGRPKHYYSIYQKMILRGRDFEDIYDLIGVRVLVDEVQDCYTALGIANSLYVPVQGRIKDYIASPKFNLYQSIHTTVLGPGSKTVEIQIRTYDMHKRAEFGVAAHWRYKENPNAAKPDEAAQADTQLEWLRQLVDWQRETADPKEFLDSLRYEMSGSQVYVFTPMGEVMELPSGSTPVDFAYAVHTEVGHRTVGAKVNDKLVTLDHRLESGDTVEIITTKAEDAGPSQGWQEFVVTGRAKSKIRTWFTKSRREEAIEQGKEKLAKAIRRRNEPVQRLMSHETLKAVAQDLSRSDVSELYAAIGEGTISAETVVRRLISSQGGRAGVEETMAEAVTPTRIQHQQVGATSSAVVVSDMEQTDVLVKLAKCCTPVPPDEIVGFVTRGNGISVHRADCRNMRSLRREPERFIDIAWADDAGGNVFLVQIQIEALDRKGLLADITRALAEHDINMLTGSMNTSNERVARLNFTFEMADPHHLQQVLREIRKIEGVYDAYRLTGSEPAESERNSQAAG; encoded by the coding sequence ATGGATACAACCTCGCATGCCGATCCGGAGCCGCGCATTCGTTCGCGGCTGTCATGGCTTGGGCGCAGGAATGATATCCCACCACTGTTAGAGCCGCTCATGCGGGCGATTGGCGATCGTAAGGTAGATAAGGCGCGGATCGTTCGCGCATATGAAATTGCTGAGCGCTACCACAAGGGGCAGATGCGCAAATCTGGCGAGCCCTATATTACGCACCCCGTCGCCGTCGCTACTATTTTGGCGGAACTCACTGTTGACGACGACACGCTTGTAGCAGCTCTTCTTCACGACACGGTTGAAGATACCGACTACTCGCTGAAACAGCTGACGAAAGACTTCGGGGAAACCGTTGCGCTGCTCGTCGACGGCGTCACGAAGCTTGACAAGGTGGAATACGGCGAGGCGGCACAGGCTGAAACAGTGCGCAAAATGGTCATCGCCATGGCCAAAGATATCCGGGTGCTTCTCATTAAACTTTGCGATCGCTTGCACAACGCGCGCACGTGGAAATACGTCGAGCCGGGGTCGGCACGGCGGAAGGCCCGGGAGACCTTAGAGATCTATGCGCCGCTCGCACACCGGCTCGGCATGAACTCGATTAAGTGGGAGCTTGAGGATCGTTCGTTTAACCAGCTGTATCCAGCAGTGTATTCCGAGATCGAACGCATGGTTCAAGACCGGGCACCCGAACGCGAACGCTATATCGCCCAGATGAAGGTCGAACTGGAACGCGAACTTGCGAAGGCGAAGATTAAGTGCACGATCTCAGGGCGGCCGAAGCACTACTATTCGATCTACCAGAAAATGATTTTGCGCGGCCGTGATTTCGAGGATATCTACGATCTCATCGGTGTGCGCGTGTTAGTGGACGAGGTCCAGGATTGCTATACGGCACTTGGTATCGCCAATTCGCTCTATGTTCCAGTGCAGGGGCGGATCAAAGACTACATTGCATCCCCGAAGTTCAATCTCTACCAGTCGATCCACACAACTGTGCTCGGCCCGGGATCGAAAACAGTAGAGATTCAGATTCGCACGTATGACATGCACAAACGCGCCGAGTTTGGCGTGGCCGCCCACTGGCGTTATAAAGAGAATCCGAATGCGGCAAAACCCGACGAGGCCGCTCAGGCAGACACGCAGCTTGAATGGCTACGGCAATTAGTTGATTGGCAACGTGAGACTGCCGATCCGAAAGAGTTTCTTGACTCGCTACGCTACGAGATGTCAGGATCGCAGGTCTACGTGTTTACGCCCATGGGTGAGGTCATGGAACTGCCCTCGGGATCGACTCCGGTTGATTTTGCGTATGCCGTTCACACCGAGGTCGGCCATCGTACGGTGGGAGCGAAGGTTAATGACAAGCTGGTCACTCTTGATCACAGGCTTGAATCTGGTGACACGGTAGAAATCATCACCACGAAGGCCGAAGACGCCGGGCCGTCTCAAGGCTGGCAGGAATTCGTGGTCACGGGCCGTGCAAAGTCCAAGATCAGAACGTGGTTTACGAAGTCTCGCCGGGAAGAAGCGATCGAACAGGGCAAGGAGAAGCTTGCTAAAGCGATCAGGCGGAGAAACGAGCCGGTTCAGCGGCTCATGTCGCATGAGACGTTAAAGGCTGTTGCCCAAGATCTGTCACGTTCGGATGTTTCTGAATTATATGCCGCGATCGGCGAGGGCACGATTTCGGCGGAAACAGTGGTGCGCCGGCTTATTTCGTCCCAGGGCGGGCGTGCCGGGGTTGAGGAGACGATGGCGGAAGCCGTCACTCCCACACGGATTCAACATCAGCAGGTGGGTGCCACGTCGTCGGCTGTTGTCGTCTCTGACATGGAACAGACGGACGTTTTGGTGAAGCTCGCCAAGTGTTGTACGCCGGTTCCTCCTGATGAGATCGTCGGTTTCGTCACCCGCGGTAACGGGATTTCTGTGCATCGGGCTGATTGCCGAAATATGCGTTCGTTGCGCCGGGAGCCCGAACGGTTTATCGATATCGCTTGGGCTGACGACGCCGGCGGAAACGTCTTCCTCGTACAGATTCAGATCGAGGCGTTGGATCGTAAGGGCTTGTTGGCTGATATTACGAGGGCGCTTGCAGAACATGACATCAACATGCTGACCGGGTCGATGAACACGTCGAATGAGCGGGTTGCCCGCTTGAACTTCACGTTCGAGATGGCAGATCCACACCACTTGCAACAGGTGCTGCGTGAGATCCGCAAGATCGAAGGAGTGTATGACGCCTACCGGCTCACGGGTTCTGAGCCGGCGGAATCTGAGCGAAATTCGCAGGCAGCTGGTTAA
- a CDS encoding adenine phosphoribosyltransferase, whose product MSNDAIFPQDTVDLVKSHVREVNDFPARGVLFRDITPLIADGPAFSSLIEILADRYRGTCDAVAGLESRGFILGAPLAHELGVGMLTVRKAGRLPGPVVGVDYDLEYGSARMELQPFTVEDGMRVLVIDDVLATGGTAGAAFQLIEQAGGIPAALCILLELKDLGGREYLAQRYDYPVESVISY is encoded by the coding sequence TTGAGCAATGACGCCATCTTCCCCCAAGATACGGTTGATCTCGTTAAATCACATGTTCGAGAGGTCAACGACTTCCCTGCACGCGGAGTGCTATTTCGGGATATCACCCCGCTGATTGCGGATGGGCCCGCGTTTTCTTCGCTCATTGAGATTCTGGCAGACCGGTATCGCGGCACATGTGACGCGGTGGCCGGTCTGGAATCACGCGGTTTCATCCTTGGCGCACCGCTCGCCCACGAACTCGGCGTCGGAATGTTAACGGTTCGTAAGGCTGGGCGTTTGCCAGGCCCCGTCGTCGGTGTGGATTACGATCTGGAATACGGTTCTGCGCGTATGGAGCTCCAACCGTTCACGGTTGAGGACGGGATGCGCGTTCTCGTGATCGACGACGTGCTTGCCACCGGTGGTACCGCCGGTGCGGCGTTTCAGCTGATTGAGCAAGCTGGGGGCATTCCGGCGGCGTTGTGCATTTTGCTTGAACTTAAAGATCTTGGCGGCAGAGAGTACCTTGCACAGCGTTACGACTATCCGGTGGAATCGGTTATTTCTTATTAA
- the secF gene encoding protein translocase subunit SecF has protein sequence MSMYSIGNDLYTGKRSFNIVGRRKLWFSVAIVFVLVSISAFIIREPNLGIEFRGGSQFTVSGTQIKDHGPAYDAVAEVSASVPRVSNVGQEAVRVQTEELSDQDTQAVRSALAEAYQVPDSEVTSTFIGPSWGQDILAQALRAMVIFMVAISVVLMAYFRSWTIAVGAIGALLHDFIVTLGVYWILGLEVTPATIIGLLTIMGYSLYDTVVVFDKVRENTVELTSQHERTYAEEANLAINQTLIRSINTSVTGLLPVIAVLVIGVWILGADTLRDLSLVMFVGMLLSAISSIFVAAPLAVSLAERDEKIKEHTEEVLSRRAALTGSDSDTETTAAKDSDSIAVELVAGSHQGQRAQPKRKKKKRKNR, from the coding sequence ATGTCGATGTACTCGATCGGTAACGATCTTTACACGGGCAAGCGTTCGTTCAATATTGTTGGCCGGCGCAAACTGTGGTTTTCGGTCGCCATCGTTTTCGTATTGGTGTCGATTTCTGCGTTCATCATTCGTGAACCCAATCTTGGTATCGAGTTCCGCGGAGGATCGCAGTTCACGGTGTCTGGAACTCAGATTAAGGATCACGGTCCGGCATACGACGCCGTCGCGGAAGTATCCGCCTCCGTGCCGCGAGTGTCGAATGTCGGCCAAGAAGCCGTACGCGTGCAGACCGAGGAACTGAGCGATCAAGACACGCAGGCTGTGCGTTCGGCACTTGCGGAGGCCTACCAGGTACCGGACAGCGAAGTCACGTCGACCTTTATTGGTCCGTCATGGGGGCAAGATATCCTGGCCCAAGCGCTACGCGCCATGGTGATCTTCATGGTTGCGATCTCTGTTGTACTCATGGCGTACTTTAGGTCGTGGACGATCGCCGTGGGCGCTATCGGCGCACTTCTTCACGATTTCATTGTGACTCTCGGTGTTTACTGGATCCTTGGCCTCGAAGTGACTCCGGCGACTATCATCGGTCTGCTGACGATCATGGGTTATTCGCTGTACGACACGGTGGTTGTGTTCGATAAGGTGCGCGAAAATACCGTGGAACTTACGTCGCAGCATGAGCGTACGTATGCTGAGGAAGCCAACCTCGCGATTAACCAGACGCTTATTCGCTCGATCAACACGTCCGTCACAGGTTTGCTGCCCGTGATTGCCGTGCTGGTCATCGGCGTATGGATCCTTGGTGCTGACACGCTGCGCGATCTTTCCCTTGTCATGTTCGTTGGCATGTTGCTATCGGCCATCTCCTCAATCTTCGTGGCAGCTCCTTTGGCTGTGTCGCTGGCTGAGCGTGATGAGAAGATCAAAGAGCACACCGAGGAAGTTCTCTCGCGCCGTGCCGCCCTCACTGGGAGCGATAGTGATACGGAAACCACCGCGGCTAAAGATTCCGATAGCATAGCGGTGGAGCTCGTCGCTGGCAGCCATCAGGGTCAGCGTGCGCAACCCAAACGGAAAAAGAAGAAGAGGAAAAATCGTTGA